The nucleotide sequence CCCCGCCCGGCCCGCCGCCGGTGGGGGAGCGGGTCCCGACCGCGCACAACCCCCACGTCGGCGACGACGGGCTCGTCCACGTCGGCTGACGCCGGCCCGCTGTCAACGTCCTCTTGACATCTCCGTGGTGTCAAGAGATCGTTGACGCATGAACGCGCAACGGACCGCCCTCGGCGGCGGCACGGTCCTCGTGCTCGCCGGCCTCGTCACCTTCTGTCTCAGCCGCCTCGTCGACTCCGGCTTCGTCCACGGGCTCTTCCAGGGGATGACCGTCGCCCTCATGGTGCTCGGGGCCGTCGCGATCGGCCGTGGCGCGCGCGGCCGCGGGTCGGACCGCGAGGGGCTGTGGCTGCCGAGCCGTGACCGTGACTCCTGACCCGGCCCGGCCCGGCGTCGCGCCCGGCGACGAGGCCCTCGCCGACCGGCTGGCCCACGTCGTCCTCGGCCCGCTCGGCGCGGCCGGTGAGGCCCCGGACGCCCTCGCGCTCGTCGAGCGGGCCGCGCAGGCCCACGCCGCCACCCGTGACCTGCTCCAGCAGGCGGTGCTCGCCGCGCGCGCCGACGGGCGCAGCTGGGCCGCCGTCGGCGAGGTGCTCGGCCTGACCCGTCAGGCCGCCCAGCAGCGGTTCGGCGGGGCGAGCGAGGACGCCGGCCCCGAGGCGCAGGAGCGCTGGCTCGGCCCGGTCACGGCCTTCGACGAGATGCACGAGCTCGAGATCGCCGGCCGGCAGGGCTGGCGCACCGTCGGGGCGGGCATGCTGCGGCACCGCGTCGCCCGGACGCCGACGCAGTGGGAGCACCGGCGGGTGCTCTGGTCGCGGCCGGCGGACGCGTACGAGGGCGACGGTTGGGTCGTCGCGGTGCGCGCCTTCCCCTGGCTCTACCTCGTGCGGGACACGGGGCTGCCGGCCGAGCCCGGCGCCTGAGGGGCCGGGCTCGGAGGCCTCAGTCCTTCGAGGTCTCGCCGGGCAAGGCGAGCATCCGGTCCAGCGCCACCTTCGCCCAGTGCGCGACCTCGGGGTCGACACGGATCGGGTTGACCACCCGGCCGTCGACGAGCGACTCCAGCGCCCACACGAGGTGCGGCAGGTCGATGCGGTTCATCGTCGAGCAGTAGCAGACGTTCTTCTCGAGGAAGAGGATGCGCTGCTCGGGGAACTGCGCGGCGAGGCGTCGCACGAGGTTGAGCTCGGTGCCGACGGCCCACGCCGTCCCCGCCGGTGCGGCGGCGATCGTGCGGATGATCTTCTCGGTCGAGCCGACCTCGTCGGCGAGCTCGACGACCTCGTGGCGGCACTCGGGGTGGACGATGACGCGCACGGCCGGCACCTCGCGGCGGGCGGCCTCGACCGCCTCGACGGAGAAGCGGCCGTGCACCGAGCAGTGCCCGCGCCAGAGGATCATCGTCGCGTCGCGCAGCTGCTCGGGCGTGAGGCCGCCCATCGGGCGGTGCGGGTCCCAGACGACGCAGCCGTCGAGGCGGCCGCCGAGGTCGCGCACGTAGGTGTTGCGGCCGAGGTGCTGGTCGGGCAGGAACAGCACCTTGCCGCCCTCGCCGGCCTGCTCCAGCGCCCAGGTGAGCGCCGTGCGGGCGTTGGAGGAGGTGCAGACCGTGCCACCCTCCCGGCCGGTGAACGCCTTGATGGCCGCCGAGGAGTTCATGTACGTGACGGGCACCGTCCTGTCGGCGACACCCGCGGCGACCAGCTCGTCCCAGCACTCCTGCACCTGGTCCAGGGCGGCCATGTCGGCCATCGAGCAACCGGCCGCGAGGTCGGGCAGGACGACGGTCTGGGCGTCCGAGGTGAGGATGTCGGCCGACTCCGCCATGAAGTGCACGCCGCAGAAGACGACGAACTCGGCGTCCGGTCGCGCGGCCGCCTCCTTGGCCAGCTTGAAGGAGTCGCCGGTGACGTCGGCGAACTCGATGACCTCGTCGCGCTGGTAGTGGTGGCCGAGGACGAAGAGCCGGTCCCCGAGGGCGGCCCGGGCCGCCCTCGCCCGCTCGACGAGGCCGGGGTCCGAGGGGGCCGGCAGGTCGCCGGGGCACTCGACCCCCCGCTCGGTGGCGAGCTCGCGGCCCCGCCCGAGGACGAGGAGGGGGAGCGGGGCGTGCTGCGGCGTGCCGGCGGTGGTGGTCACGGCGCCCGATCCTAGGTGCTCAGCCCATCGACCTCTGACCGTCGACCGTCTCGCGGATGACGTCGGCGTGGCCGGTGTGGTGCGCGAGCTCGGAGAGCAGGTGGAGGAAGGTGCGCCGGGCGCTGCGCCGCTCGCCCGGCGTGAACCAGGGCGCGGGGGGCAGCGGGTGGCTGGCCGAGAGGTCGACCGTGCGGACCAGCTCGTCGGTGTGGGCCGCCACCTCGCGGTACAGCGCCACGACCTCCGCCAGGGTCTCGTCCTCGAGGAGGCGGAACTCACGCTCGCGCGCGTCGTAGTCGGCGTCGTCGCCGCCGGCCATCGTCCCGTGCTCGACGAAGTCGGTCCACCCGCGCTCGGTGAGCGCGACGTGCTTGACGAGCCCGCCGAGGCAGAGGCTGCTCGCCGTCGGCGTCAGGCGCGCCTGGTCGTCGGTGAGGCACTCGACGGTGTGGAGGAAGAAGTAGCGCTGCTGGGCGAGGGCCTCGAGGAGGGCGACGCGCTCGGGGTCGAGGTCGGTGGGCTGGGCGTCGGACACGGGGGGCCTCCTGGCGGCTGGTCTGGTGGCGCGACCCTAGGCCCGTCCACCGACACCCGCCAGGGCCGTCGGCGATACGCTCGCCCCGTGCGCGTGCTCATCGCCCCCGACGCCTTCGGCTCCACCCTCGGGCCGGTCCAGGTGGCCACCGCGATGGCCGAGGGCTGGGCCCTCGGCGCGCCCCACGACGAGGTGCGGCTGCTGCCCCTCTCGGGCGGCGGCCCCGGCTTCCTCGACGTCGTCGCCCGCGCCTGCGGCGGCGAGATGGTCGCGACGACGGTCAGCGACCCGCTCGGGCGCGAGGTGCCCGCCACCCTCCTCCTCGTCGACGAGCCCGGCCGGCGCACCGCGTACGTCGAGGCCGCCCAGGCCATCGGCCTGCACCTGCTCGCCGCCGACGAGCGCGACCCCGGCATCACGAGCACGTGGGGCGTCGGGCAGCTGCTCGAGGCCGCCCTCGCCGAGGGCGTCGACCGGGTCGTCGTCGGGGTCGGCGGCGGCGCGACGAACGACGGGGGAGCGGGGATGCTCGCAGCCCTCGGGGCCGGCCCCGCCGACCTCCTCGCGCGCGGCGGCCTCGCCCTGGGCGCCGCGGACGAGTCGGCGCTCATCGGGCTGCCCGGCGTCCTCGACCGTCTCTCGGGCACCGAGGTCGTCCTCGCGACCGACGACGAGACCCCGCTGCTCGGCCTCTCGGGCACGAGCGCCGTCGGCGCGCCCGGCAAGGGGGCCACGCCCGAGACCTCCCAGGCGCTGGAGTCCGCGCTCGGCCACTTCACCGACGTCGTCGGGCGGGCGGTGCCGCGCCCGCTCGACCTCCTGAGCGGTCAGCCCCGTCGGCTCGACCGCGAGCTCGGCGCCGGCGCCGCCGGGGGCCTGGGCTACGCGCTCCTCGTGCTCGGCGCGCGCCCCGTGCCCGCCGTCACCGAGGTGCTGCGCCTGACCGGCTTCGACGTCGCCGCGGCCGGCAGCGACCTCGTCGTCACCGCGACCGACCGGCTCGACTGGACCAGCGTGCGCGGCTCCGTCGTCTCCGGGGTCGCCGAGGCGACCGCCGCGACCGGCCGCCCGGCCGTCGTCGTCGCCGGCGAGCTGCTCGTCGGCCGGCGCGAGACGATGACGATGGGCCTGGCCGGCTGCTACGCCCTGGCCGACCACCCGGCCGAGGTCGACGCGATGCTCGCCGACCCCGTCGGCACCCTGCGCGCCCGGGCCCGGCGGGTCGCCCGCACCTGGTCGCCCGCCCGCTGACCCCTTCCGACGCGGGCTACGCCGCAGGAGGTGCTGCCCTGGCGACAGTTACTGCGGTGTAGCCGGCACACGGACCGGGCGGTGGCTCCACCCGTCGGTGGCGCGACGTACAGTGGAGGAGTCCGGGAACACCGGGGCCCCGCCCTCGGTTCCCCCTCGTGGCGGCCAGCCGGCCGGCCCACCGACAGCGACGAGGAGTCCTCACCCATGAGCGACCAGCTCCAGACCACCGAGGCCACCACCGAGACCGCCGCCCACGGCGTGCTGCTCACGGACGTGGCCGCCTCCAAGGTCGCCTCCCTGCTCGCGCAGGAGGGGCGCGACGACCTCCGGCTGCGCGTCGGGGTCCAGCCCGGCGGATGCTCGGGCCTCATCTACCAGCTCTACTTCGACGAGCGCACCCTCGACGGTGACCTCGTGCGCGACTTCGGCGGTGTCGAGGTCGTCGTCGACCGCATGAGCGCCCCCTACCTCGAGGGCGCGAGCATCGACTTCTCGGACACCATCGAGAAGCAGGGCTTCACGATCGACAACCCCAACGCGGGCAGCTCCTGCGCCTGCGGCGACAGCTTCAGCTGACGCACCCGGACGGGCCCGGACCTCCTCGCGGGGTCCGGGCCCGTCCGCGTCCCCGGCCGCCGGGTAGGTTGCTCTGGTGCAGATCGCCGTCACCGGGTCCATCGCGACCGATCACCTCATGACCTTCCGCGGCCGCTTCGCCGACTCCCTCGTCGTGGAGCAGCTCGACAAGATCTCGGTCAGCTTCCTCGCCGACCAGCTCGACATCCGTCGTGGGGGCGTCGCGGGCAACATCTGCTTCGGGATGGGCGTGCTCGGGGCCCGGCCGCTCCTCGTCGGCGCCGCCGGCGAGGACTTCGCCGACTACCGCAGCTGGCTCGGCCGGCACGGCGTCGTCACCGACCACGTGCTCGTCTCCGGCACCCGGCACACCGCCCGGTTCGTCTGCACGACCGACGACGACATGGCCCAGATCGCGACCTTCTACGCGGGCGCGATGAGCGAGGCCCGGATGATCGAGCTCGGCCCGATCCACGAGCGCTGGGACCTCGACCTCGTGCTCATCGGGGCCGACGACCCCGAGGCGATGCTCCGCCACACCGACGAGTGCCGCGAGCGGGGCATCCGCTTCATCGCCGACCCCTCGCAGCAGCTGGCCTTCGCCGACGGCCCGTTCATCCGCAAGCTCGTCGACGGCGCCGAGATCCTCATCACCAACGAGTACGAGTCGCACCTCACCTCCACCAAGACCGGGTGGAGCCAGGACGAGATCGACTCCCGCGTCACGACGCGCGTCGTGACGCTCGGCAAGGACGGCGCCGAGATCCGCACCCGCGGCCAGGAGCCGGTCCACGTCCCCGTCGCGGGCGACGTCGAGCGCGTCGACCCCACCGGGGTCGGCGACGCGTTCCGGGCCGGCTTCCTCGTCGGGCTCTCCGGGGGCCTGTCGCACGAGCGCTCGGCGCAGATCGGCTCGGTGCTCGCCGCGTTCGTCCTCGAGACGGTCGGCACGCAGGAGTACGTCGTCGGCCGGGCCGGCTTCCTCGCCCGCGTCGAGGCGGCCTACGGCGCGCAGGCGAGCGCCGAGATCGCGCCGCACGTGCGCTTCGCCCGCGACTGACGCCGCCCGCCGTGGCCTTCCCTCCCGTGGAGCCGCCGCCGACCGGCTGGCTGCTCGACGCCGCCGACGCGGTGGACGGTGACGACCTCGTCGCCGCCGGGGCCGACCTCGAGCCCGGCACGCTCCTCGCGGCCTACCGGCTCGGCCTGTTCCCGATGGGCCTGGGCCGCGACGGCGCCGGGACGGTCGGCTGGTGGTCGCCCGACCCGCGCGGCGTCATCCCACCGGGGGCGCTGCGGGTGCGCTCCTCGCTGCGCAAGGTCCTGCCGCGCTTCGAGGTGACCGTCGACACCGCCTTCACCGAGGTCGTCGCCGGGTGCGCCGACCCCTCGCGCGACGGGCGGTGGATCACCGACGAGATCGCCGCCGCCTACGAGGAGCTGCACCGGCTGGGGTGGGCCCACAGCGTCGAGGTGTGGCAGGAGGGCGCCCTCGTCGGAGGGCTGTACGGGGTCTCGGTCGGCGGCCTCTTCGCGGGGGAGTCGATGTTCCACCGCGTCCGCGACGCCTCGAAGGTCGCGCTCGTCGGGCTCGTGGGCCGCTTCTTCGCCGACGGCGACCCCCGCCGGCTCGTCGACGTGCAGTGGGCGACCGACCACCTGCGCCGGATGGGGGCGCAGGAGTGGTCGCGCGAGGACTACCGCCGCGCGCTGGGGCCGGCGCTGCGGGCGCCTCAGGTCGACCTGGCGGCCGTGGCCCCGACGACGACGGTGTAGCGGGTCCACGACCCCTCGTCGGCCAGCGTGAGGCCGTGACCGCGCATCCGCGCCCACGCCGGGACGTCGGAGCGGGCGGCCACGTCGTCGGCGAGCAGGACGAGCGAGGCGCCGGGGGAGAGGCCCTGCGCGGCCCGGGCCACCCGGATGACCGGCACCGGGCAGCGGGTGCCGCGGGCGTCGACGACGGCGGGCTCGCTCACAGGTCCTCGGTGCCCATCCGGGTCCGGACGGCGCGGACCGCCTCCGGCAGCTCGCGGCAGAGGCGTTCGACGGACGCCTCGCGGTCGACGGCGACCGAGGCCAGGGGAAGGACCACCCGGACGTTGCCGTGGGTGAGGACGCCCATCGCGGCGAGGACGTGGCTCGGCCGCAGCACGCTCGAGGTGCACGCCGACCCCGAGGCCACGGCCAGCCCGCGGGCGGCGAGCTCGTCGACGAGGGCCTCGCCGTCGGCGAGCAGGACGCTGAAGGTCACGACGTGCGGGAGGGCGTCGGTGGCGTCGCCGAGGACCTCGACGTCGCGCACCCCGGCGGCGGCCTCCCGCACCCGCGCGACGAGCGTGCGGGCCTCGCGGGCGTCGTCCTCGGCCGACCGCTCGGTCTGGCGCCACGCCTCGGCCGCGGCGAGCACGAGCGGGACCCAGGGCGCCGCGAGGGCGCGCCCGTGCTCGGCCTCGCGGCGCGGGCCGGGCAGGGACCAGCGCGTCCCGGTGCGCACCCCGAGCATTCCGAGCGGCGGCCCACCGAAGGACGAGGCGTCGGCGACGACGACGTCCCCGACGCCGGGCAGCGGCTCGCGGCCGAGGGAGGCGGTGGCGTCGAGCAGCAGCGGGACGCCGGCCGCCCGGGCCGCCGCCGCGAGGTGGTCGACCGGCTGGCGGGTGCCGACCTCGCCGTTGGCGGTCTGGAGCACGGCCGCGGCGACCCCGGGGGCGGCGACGGCGCGCTCCCAGGCGTCGACGTCGACGCGCCCGTGGCGGTCGACGGGCACGGGCTCGGCGTCGCCGGCGCGCAGGAGCAGGACCGAGCGCTCGGTGGCGCCTGCCACGACGCGGGTGCCCGTGCGCCGGCGGGCGTGGAGCAGTCCGTCCAGCCCGACGGCGAGGGCCTCCTCGGCGCTCGAGTGCACCGAGAGCTCGTCCGGGCTCACGCCGACGGCCCCGGCGAGGACGGCCCGGGCCGTGTCGAGGTGCGCCCGTGCGGCGCGGCCGGGGGCGTGCCGGGCGGCCGGGTCGGCCCAGGCGACCCCGAGGGCGGCGGTCAGCGTCGCCTCCCCGAGGGGGTGCAGAGGGCCCCGTGAGGCGTCCAGGAGGCCCGCCGTCAAGGACGCTGTGGAAGGTTGAACGGTGGTGTGCGCCACGGGTCGACGGTAGCCCCCCTGCATGCCCGGTGAGGTACCCGTGCAGTAGGGTTTGCCTCGATCGTCCTCGCTCCACGACACGAAGGGTGCAGCGGTGCGCCAGCACGACTCCTCCTCGCCCCGTCGCCCACGGCGGCGGCTCGGCACGACGGTTCTCGTCGGTGCCCTCGCCACCCTCGCGCTCGGTGGCTGCGCCAGCGGCGACCTGCGCGGTGACGCCTCCACCGGATGGCTCCCGCACGCGGTGACCGAGGGGGGCGAGCGCGTCACGACCCTGTGGATCGGGGCGTGGATCGCGCTCATCGCGGTCGGCCTGCTCGTCATCGGCCTCATCGTGTGGTGCCTCGGCGCCTACCGCCGCCGCCAGGACGACACCGAGCTGCCCGTCCAGCTGCGCTACAACATCCCGATCGAGATCCTCTACACGGTCGTGCCGATGCTCATGATCGTCGTGTTCTTCTACTACACGGCGCGTGACGAGGCCGCCCTCGTCGACACCTCGAAGAAGCCCGACGTCACCGTCAACGTCGTGGGCAAGCAGTGGAGCTGGGACTTCAACTACCTCGAGGACGACGTCCACGAGGTCGGCACGCAGGCCATCCTCACGGGGGAGCCGGGCGCCGAGGAGACCATCCCGACGCTGTACCTCCCCGTCGGCGAGCGGGTCGAGTTCGTGCTCACCGCGCGCGACGTCATCCACTCGTTCTGGGTGCCGGCCTTCCTCCAGAAGATGGACATGCTCCCGGGGCGGGTCAACCGCTTCCAGGTCGTCCCGACCCAGGAGGGCCAGTTCAAGGGCAAGTGCGCCGAGCTCTGCGGCGCCTACCACTCCCAGATGCTGTTCAACGTCAAGGTCGTCTCCCGCGCGGAGTACGACCAGCACATGGCCGACCTGCGGGCGGCCGACCAGACCGGTCTGCTCAACAACACCCTCAACCGTGAGGCCCTGATGAGCGGCCAGACCGTCCAGCCCGGCGGAGGTAACTGAGATGAGCGCCGCGACCGACACGACGATGCTGCGCGAGGCGGGGGTCCGCCAGCGCACCCGCCGGCTCTCGCCCGGTGCCACCGTCGTCAAGTGGGTGACGACGACCGACCACAAGGTCATCGGCAACCTGTACTTCATCACCTCCTTCGCGTGGTTCCTCATCGGCGGCGTCATGGCGCTGCTCATCCGCGCCGAGCTCGCCGAGCCGGGCCTGCAGGTCGTCGACAACCCGGACCAGTACAACCAGCTGTTCACGATGCACGGCACGATCATGCTGCTGCTCTTCGCGACGCCGCTGTTCGCCGGGTTCGCCAACGCGCTCATGCCGCTGCAGATTGGGGCGCCCGACGTCTCGTTCCCGCGGCTGAACATGTTCGCGTACTGGCTCTACCTCTTCGGCGGCCTCATCGCCGCGGCGGGCTTCATCACCCCGAACGGCGCCGCCGCCTTCGGCTGGTTCGCCTACGCGCCCCTGTCGGACAACGCCTACAGCCCCGGCATCGGCGGTGACCTCTGGGTCTTCGGCCTCGCGCTCGGTGGCTTCGGCACCATCCTCGGCGCCGTCAACTTCATCACGACGATCCTCACGATGCGCGCGCCCGGCATGACGATGTTCCGGATGCCGATCTTCTCGTGGACCGTGCTCGTCACCTCGATCCTCGTCATCCTCGTCTTCCCGGCCCTGGCCGCCGCGCTCTTCGCGCTCGGCGCCGACCGGAGGTTCGGGGCACAGATCTTCGAGCCGGCCAGCGGTGGCGCCATCATGTGGCAGCACATCTTCTGGTTCTTCGGGCACCCGGAGGTCTACATCATCGCGCTGCCGTTCTTCGGGATCATCTCCGAGATCCTCCCGGTGTTCTCGCGCAAGCCGATCTTCGGCTACAAGACCCTCGTCTACGCGACCATCGCCATCGCGGCGCTCTCGGTCAGCGTCTGGGCCCACCACATGTACGTGACCGGCCAGGTGCTCCTGCCGTTCTTCGCGATCATGACGATGCTCATCGCGGTCCCCACGGGCGTGAAGTTCTTCAACTGGATCGGCACGATGTGGGGCGGCAAGCTCGACTTCTCGACGCCGATGCTCTGGGCGCTGGGCTTCCTCGTCACCTTCCTCTTCGGTGGCCTGACCGGCATCATCCTCGCGAGCCCGGCGCTGGACTTCCAGCTCTCCGACAGCTACTTCGTCGTCGCGCACTTCCACTACGTCGTGTTCGGCACCGTCGTCTTCGCGATGTTCGCCGGGTTCTACTTCTGGTGGCCGAAGTTCACCGGCCGCATGCTCGACGAGAAGCTCGGGAAGATCCACTTCTGGATGCTGTTCCTCGGCTTCCACCTCACCTTCTTCGTGCAGCACATCCTCGGTGCGCAGGGCATGCCCCGCCGCTACGCGGACTACATGCCCGAGGACGGGTTCACGCTCGGCAACCAGATCTCCACCGCCGGCGCGTTCCTCCTCGGCGCCTCGATGCTGCCGTTCATGTACAACGTCTGGAAGACGTGGCGCTACGCGCCGCTCGTCGAGACCGACGACCCGTGGGGCTACGGCGCCTCGCTCGAGTGGGCCACGTCCTGCCCGCCGCCGCGGCACAACTTCGACCGGATCCCGCGGATCCGCTCCGAGCGCCCCGCGTTCGACCTGCACCACCCGGAGGCCGCGGTGGCCGGTGTCCACGACGCCGCGCACAGCTCCGACAGCGGGCTGGTCGCCGCCCTCGGCCCGGCCGACCTGCACGGCGAGGCGCTCGTCGACGAGAAGAACAAGGAGGCCTGAGCCATGCGGGCGATGGAACGGATCGGCATGCTCATCGGCGTGTTCGCGTTCATCATGGCGGCCATCTACGGCACGTGGACGTCCTCCACGGTCCTCGGCACCGAGTGGGTCGGCACGATCGGCCTCATCCTCGGCGGCCTGCTCGGGATGATGATCGCCTGGTACCTCTGGATGACCCGGCGGCGCCTGGACCGCGACCCGGCGGACGACCCGCTGGGTGAGATCGACGAGATCCAGGGCGAGTACGGCTTCTTCAGCCCGCACAGCTGGCAGCCGCTCTTCCTCGCGGGCGCCGCGGCGGTCTGCTTCCTCGGCCTCGCGGTCGGCTGGTGGCTGTTCATCATCGGCGCGTTCTTCGCGATCCCCGCGCTCGTCGGCTGGACCTTCGAGTACTGGAAGGGCCCGAACGCGCTCTGAGCGCCGCAGGCAACCACGACGAGGGCCGCCCGGGATCTCCCGGGCGGCCCTCGTCGTGTCCGCGCGACGGGCGTGGGGTCGCGGGCGCGGCTCAGCCCCAGCCGAGCTCGTGCAGGGCGTCGTCGTCGATCCCGAAGTGGTGGGCGAACTCGTGGACGACGGTGACGGCGATCTCGTCGGTCAGTTCCTCGAGGTCGGCACACATCCGGGTCAGGGGACCGCGGAAGAGGACGATCCGGTCCGGCAGGGCGCCGGCGCCCCAGCCGTCGCCGCGCTCGGTCAGCGGGATGCCGTCGTAGACGCCGAGCAGCTCGGGGTCGTCGGCGGGCGGCTCGTCCTCGACGAGGAAGACGACGTTGTCGAGCATCGACATCAGCTCCTCGGGCACCTCGTCGAGTGCGTCCTCGACGATGGTGTCGAAGTGCTCGGGGGTCAGGGCGTCCACGCGTCCTCCCGGGGCGCGCGCAGGGCGACGAGGGCCGGCCACCCGAGGGGGCGGCCGTTCCACGTGGCGGTGAGGCGGCCGTCCTGGGCGCGCAGGTGCAGGACGTGCGGGGTCTCGCGGGCGACGACGACCGCCTCGAAGACACCGGGGGCGGTCCAGCCGGCCGAGGCGGACCACGGCCCGTCGCCGGCCCAGGTGCCGTCGCCGGCCGCCAGGACGAGGGAGGCGCCGTCGTCGACGGTCAGCTCCCACGGGGCCGCGGCGTCCCCGGTGGCGCGAACGGCGAGCGAGCGCAGCGAGGGGTGGTCCTCGTCCGGCTCGTGCCGGGCCGTGGGCGGCGCCTGACGGCCGTGACCGCCGGCGGCGTCGTCGGAAACCACCGGCTCCAGCCGGGCGCCCGAGAGGCGCTCCTCGAGGCGCGCGATGGCATCGTCGTCGTGGGGGAGCGGCTCGGGGGAGAGCGCTGCCAGGAGCTCCTCCCACACGGCGTCGAGCAGGGCCTGCGTGTCGGTGGCGGTCGAGGTGACCGCGAGCACGAGCCCGGAGGGCGGGTGCACGACCGAGAACTGCCCCCACGCGCCGTCCGCCCGGTAGGCGTCGTGGCGGCATCGCCACACCTGGTAGCCGTACCCCTGCTGCCAGTCGACGTTCTCGGGGTGCGAGGCGGTGTCGACGTGGACGGAGGTCATCCGCTCGACCCAGCCCTCGGGCAGGATGCGCCGGCCCTCCCACACGCCGTCCAGGCGCAGGAGCTCGCCGAGCCGGGCCAGCGCCTCCGTCGTCACGTGGAGGCCGGAGTAGCCCAGGTCGAGCCCGTCCTTGCCCTGCCACGCGGCCGCGCCGACGCCGAGCGGGTCGAGCAGGCGGGGGCGCAGGTGGTCCAGCAGCCGCTGCCCGGTGGCCCGCTGGACGGCCAGCGCCGCCATGAGCGTGGCGCCGTTGTGGTAGACGAACCACGACCCCGGCTCCTCCTCGGGCTCGACCGCGAGGAACTGCGCCGCGAAGCCGGCCTCGTCGAGCCCGCGCCACGTGAGGGTGTCGGTGCGGTGGCCGGTCGACATCGACAGGACGTGGTGAAGGGTGAGGGTCGAGGCCCGGGAACCGGCGAGGTGCGCGGCCTCGGGGAAGAGGTCGACGAGGCGGTCCTCGAGGCGCAGCAGGCCGTCGGCGACGGCGAAGCCGACGGCGCAGGCGGTGAAGGTCTTGCTCACCGAGTAGACGAGCCGGATGCCGTCGGGCGTGTACGGCGCCCAGTCGGCCTGCGCGAGCACCGCCCCCTGGCGCAGGACGACGAGACCGTGCGCCTCGACGCCGACCCGCTCCCACCGCTCGAGCAGCGCCTCGAGCGCGGCCGGCGGGACCCCGGCGTCCTCGGGACGGCTGCGGGGGAGGGGGACCGGTGCCGACGTCGTCACGTCCCCCAGCCTAGGCGGGCCCGGACACGACGAGGCCGCACCCGGCGGGCGGGTGCGGCCTCGGTCGTGCGGGCGGTGCGCGTCAGTAGCGGCCGGCCTTCTCGGGCGACTCGATCTCGCCGGCGGCCTGCGAGCCCTCGAGGGCCTCGGTCTCGTGGCCGTGGTGGTGCGCGGCCGCGAGCTCGGCCGGGGTGACCGGGTTGACCGCGTCCTGGAAGTAGAACTTCGAGAGGCGGGCGCGCATCCGGTCCTTGCGGGCGGCCGGGCGGGCGACCCCGTGCTCGTCGACCTCGGGCTCGAGCTCGAGCGGAGCGACGGCCTCGTGCTGGACGAGGATCCACTGGTCCTCGGGCAGCCCGGCCTCGTGGCGCTCGAAGAAGCGGCCGTCGGGGGTGCGGACGATCGTGCCGGACTCGCGCCCGTGCAGGACCGTGTCGCGGTCGCGGCGCTGGAGCGAGAGGCAGACCCGCTTGGTCACCCAGAAGACGACGACCGGCAGGACGAAGAACCCGATGCGGAAGAACCACGTGAGGTCGTTGATCGACATGCCGAGCTTGATCGCCATGATGTCGTTGCCGGAGGCGAAGAGCAGCACCGTGTAGGCGGTGATGCCGGCCATGCCGATACCGGTGCGGACCGGGGCGTTGCGCGGGCGGTCGAGCAGGTGGTGCTCGCGCTCGTCACCGGTGACCCAGCGCTCGACGAACGGGTAGGCGCCGAGGATGACGTAGACCAGCGGCAGGAGGATTAGCGCGCCGGGGAAGATGTTCATCGACACGGTGAAGCCGAAGACGGTGAACTCCAGCCAGCCGGGCAGCAGGCGCAGC is from Arthrobacter sp. NEB 688 and encodes:
- the nadA gene encoding quinolinate synthase NadA, with the translated sequence MTTTAGTPQHAPLPLLVLGRGRELATERGVECPGDLPAPSDPGLVERARAARAALGDRLFVLGHHYQRDEVIEFADVTGDSFKLAKEAAARPDAEFVVFCGVHFMAESADILTSDAQTVVLPDLAAGCSMADMAALDQVQECWDELVAAGVADRTVPVTYMNSSAAIKAFTGREGGTVCTSSNARTALTWALEQAGEGGKVLFLPDQHLGRNTYVRDLGGRLDGCVVWDPHRPMGGLTPEQLRDATMILWRGHCSVHGRFSVEAVEAARREVPAVRVIVHPECRHEVVELADEVGSTEKIIRTIAAAPAGTAWAVGTELNLVRRLAAQFPEQRILFLEKNVCYCSTMNRIDLPHLVWALESLVDGRVVNPIRVDPEVAHWAKVALDRMLALPGETSKD
- a CDS encoding DinB family protein → MSDAQPTDLDPERVALLEALAQQRYFFLHTVECLTDDQARLTPTASSLCLGGLVKHVALTERGWTDFVEHGTMAGGDDADYDAREREFRLLEDETLAEVVALYREVAAHTDELVRTVDLSASHPLPPAPWFTPGERRSARRTFLHLLSELAHHTGHADVIRETVDGQRSMG
- a CDS encoding glycerate kinase; this encodes MRVLIAPDAFGSTLGPVQVATAMAEGWALGAPHDEVRLLPLSGGGPGFLDVVARACGGEMVATTVSDPLGREVPATLLLVDEPGRRTAYVEAAQAIGLHLLAADERDPGITSTWGVGQLLEAALAEGVDRVVVGVGGGATNDGGAGMLAALGAGPADLLARGGLALGAADESALIGLPGVLDRLSGTEVVLATDDETPLLGLSGTSAVGAPGKGATPETSQALESALGHFTDVVGRAVPRPLDLLSGQPRRLDRELGAGAAGGLGYALLVLGARPVPAVTEVLRLTGFDVAAAGSDLVVTATDRLDWTSVRGSVVSGVAEATAATGRPAVVVAGELLVGRRETMTMGLAGCYALADHPAEVDAMLADPVGTLRARARRVARTWSPAR
- a CDS encoding iron-sulfur cluster assembly accessory protein, encoding MSDQLQTTEATTETAAHGVLLTDVAASKVASLLAQEGRDDLRLRVGVQPGGCSGLIYQLYFDERTLDGDLVRDFGGVEVVVDRMSAPYLEGASIDFSDTIEKQGFTIDNPNAGSSCACGDSFS
- a CDS encoding carbohydrate kinase family protein — translated: MQIAVTGSIATDHLMTFRGRFADSLVVEQLDKISVSFLADQLDIRRGGVAGNICFGMGVLGARPLLVGAAGEDFADYRSWLGRHGVVTDHVLVSGTRHTARFVCTTDDDMAQIATFYAGAMSEARMIELGPIHERWDLDLVLIGADDPEAMLRHTDECRERGIRFIADPSQQLAFADGPFIRKLVDGAEILITNEYESHLTSTKTGWSQDEIDSRVTTRVVTLGKDGAEIRTRGQEPVHVPVAGDVERVDPTGVGDAFRAGFLVGLSGGLSHERSAQIGSVLAAFVLETVGTQEYVVGRAGFLARVEAAYGAQASAEIAPHVRFARD
- the aat gene encoding leucyl/phenylalanyl-tRNA--protein transferase — encoded protein: MAFPPVEPPPTGWLLDAADAVDGDDLVAAGADLEPGTLLAAYRLGLFPMGLGRDGAGTVGWWSPDPRGVIPPGALRVRSSLRKVLPRFEVTVDTAFTEVVAGCADPSRDGRWITDEIAAAYEELHRLGWAHSVEVWQEGALVGGLYGVSVGGLFAGESMFHRVRDASKVALVGLVGRFFADGDPRRLVDVQWATDHLRRMGAQEWSREDYRRALGPALRAPQVDLAAVAPTTTV
- a CDS encoding sulfurtransferase TusA family protein — encoded protein: MSEPAVVDARGTRCPVPVIRVARAAQGLSPGASLVLLADDVAARSDVPAWARMRGHGLTLADEGSWTRYTVVVGATAARST
- a CDS encoding aminotransferase class V-fold PLP-dependent enzyme is translated as MTAGLLDASRGPLHPLGEATLTAALGVAWADPAARHAPGRAARAHLDTARAVLAGAVGVSPDELSVHSSAEEALAVGLDGLLHARRRTGTRVVAGATERSVLLLRAGDAEPVPVDRHGRVDVDAWERAVAAPGVAAAVLQTANGEVGTRQPVDHLAAAARAAGVPLLLDATASLGREPLPGVGDVVVADASSFGGPPLGMLGVRTGTRWSLPGPRREAEHGRALAAPWVPLVLAAAEAWRQTERSAEDDAREARTLVARVREAAAGVRDVEVLGDATDALPHVVTFSVLLADGEALVDELAARGLAVASGSACTSSVLRPSHVLAAMGVLTHGNVRVVLPLASVAVDREASVERLCRELPEAVRAVRTRMGTEDL